The following are encoded together in the Acanthochromis polyacanthus isolate Apoly-LR-REF ecotype Palm Island chromosome 14, KAUST_Apoly_ChrSc, whole genome shotgun sequence genome:
- the kansl1l gene encoding KAT8 regulatory NSL complex subunit 1-like protein isoform X2 — MAPALTKILKNDHGIHLSSPPASVRMDSDRRASIELEPHMRSSDDGGLQKMWLNLSSFRLPDSCPSLSLLDAPANPVLSPCLQTSASQCEMMSLPGPGSFVSLLSFDKGQRDSHQVASVFPGVPDMFLVRVPEHNSQEACLMHGLSAAPECGPDGCDVYHSSLTFPSVCPAYSQSQGYTPVFVPSPTITQEKAAVMGFLPPASVQPCVGRVNLDQSTTKAVFEEAVKEQLARQAGLHSRAWRLQRKLQVLLGEHALRHCNQQLEGLKKHCQLGGVSLGSLDCIQPGVLHPQAGSKPQFSWLQPSTAPSALTEVREFSHSSQVVLRGLQEALDSEATASSSSDEEPEAETTHRKISPLSSCERQWLEERAELSSRWSWLQLRLTELEGRIQQLVERHKHIRSTKGGVVLADSQPLTDRQIQQTLLREMAGLSCTASDADTEPCSPTRLLHNIERQSAQLSQMVNSLMPPLSFSPLSKQTQAWKDKRSCQRIDNEFVPGNTKKRRLGTRRLFKADVSCVCARTRPLVTYHKRKLFTFNSYNPNSPLDSGKPSSTLSSSLSSSSHSSCSSCDPVVLCSDPDCSCSRATPSSTLSCRPHTVSSLSFDTPTCHNLQRAPAREEWCQRPLVITKLCSPEKYKRRSSTPLHNSHKYKHHTRHRRTRVMGLSPIRLSGSGQSQHSRANQRKRRRKHIHGLREDEEDVPYQFCHQEESSDDILVDSYTHASHKQASEGFVRKRQGESVYNINNIVIPMSLTKVEKLQYKDILTPSWRVVDTQSLIEMEAEKEECCEEDQIEDLSDEVFAQRHLALEQREKLRWSSWEKRKCCRRSTRSGSRLLGSGGGISTSGEESSVEWSCAQLDADEQSRSEEWLPKTPWESRVFPLCEKEEMVSDKLEKVALRWTGPFSASSTSENSNSHLSPAQSSCATLPSQGQSRGIISNGS, encoded by the exons ATGGCCCCAGCCCTGaccaaaatcctaaaaaatgaCCACGGGATCCACTTGTCATCGCCTCCTGCCTCTGTCAGAATGGACTCGGATAGGAGAGCCAGCATTGAGCTGGAGCCTCACATGAGATCATCAGACGATGGTGGACTTCAGAAGATGTGGCTGAACCTTTCCTCATTTCGCTTGCCGGACTCCTGCCCCTCCTTGAGCCTCCTGGATGCCCCTGCAAACCCTGTGCTTTCGCCATGCCTGCAAACATCTGCTAGCCAGTGTGAGATGATGTCCCTGCCTGGTCCAGGCTCGTTTGTTAGCCTCCTGTCCTTTGATAAAGGCCAGAGGGATTCTCATCAGGTGGCCTCTGTCTTCCCAGGTGTACCAGACATGTTTTTAGTCCGTGTCCCCGAGCACAATAGCCAAGAGGCTTGTCTGATGCATGGACTGAGTGCTGCTCCTGAATGTGGGCCAGATGGTTGTGATGTGTATCACTCCTCTCTCACCTTTCccagtgtttgtcctgcatATTCCCAGTCCCAGGGCTACACTCCAGTATTTGTACCCTCACCTACAATAACACAGGAGAAAGCAGCTGTCATGGGCTTTCTTCCTCCAGCTTCAGTGCAACCTTGCGTTGGCAGGGTGAATCTTGATCAGTCGACAACCAAAGCTGTGTTTGAGGAGGCTGTGAAGGAACAACTTGCCAGGCAGGCAGGACTACACAGCCGAGCTTGGAGGCTGCAAAGGAAACTGCAAGTGCTGCTAGGTGAGCACGCTTTGCGACACTGCAACCAGCAGTTAGAGGGGCTGAAAAAACACTGTCAGCTTGGAGGTGTGTCTCTTGGCAGCCTGGACTGTATACAGCCTGGTGTACTGCATCCACAAGCAGGCAGTAAACCCCAGTTTTCTTGGCTGCAGCCGTCCACAGCACCGTCTGCCTTGACAGAGGTCAGAGAGTTCAGCCACTCTAGTCAGGTGGTGTTGAGAGGCCTGCAGGAGGCCTTAGACTCTGAGgctacagccagcagcagctcagatgaGGAGCCAGAGGCGGAAACGACACACAGAAAGATTTCACCTCT cagcagctgtgagaGGCAGTGGCTGGAAGAGAGAGCGGAGCTGAGCAGCAGATGGAGCTGGTTGCAGCTGCGTCTGACTGAACTGGAAGGGAGGATACAACAACTGGTAGAACGCCACAAGCACATACGCTCCACTAAG GGCGGTGTGGTGCTTGCAGACTCCCAGCCACTCACTGACAGGCAGATTCAGCAGACCCTGCTGAGGGAAATGGCAGGGTTATCCTGCACAGCCTCGGATGCAGACACTGAACCCTGCAGCCCCACACGCCTTCTGCACAACATAGAGAGACAG AGTGCCCAGCTTAGTCAGATGGTCAACAGTCTGATGCCTCCTCTCAGCTTTTCACCGCTCTCTAAACAAACACAGGCCTGGAAAGACAAGAGAAG CTGTCAGAGGATAGACAATGAATTTGTGCCTGGGAACACTAAGAAGAGAAGGCTGGGGACCAGGAGGCTCTTCAAAGCTGATGTGTCATGCGTGTGCGCCCGCACCCGACCCCTGGTCACCTACCACAAGCGCAAACTGTTCACTTTCAACTCCTACAACCCCAACAGTCCACTG GACTCGGGAAAGCCCTCATCTACCTTATCCTCTTCTCTCTCATCATCTTCCCATTCGAGCTGCTCTTCTTGTGATCCGGTCGTTTTGTGTTCTGATCCTGACTGCAGCTGTAGTAGGGCCACCCCCTCCAGTACCCTCAGCTGCAGACCTCACACTGTGTCGTCACTTTCCTTTG ACACTCCCACATGCCACAACTTACAGAGGGCCCCGGCCAGAGAAGAATGGTGCCAAAGACCTTTAGTTATCACCAAACTGTGTAGTCCAGAAAAGTACAAGAGACGCAGCTCCACTCCACTGCATAACA GTCACAAATACAAGCACCATACGAGGCATCGCAGAACCAGAGTCATGGGCCTGTCACCAATCAGGTTGTCAGGCTCTGGTCAGAGTCAACACAGCAGGGCCAAtcagaggaaaaggaggagaaaacacaTCCACGGACTGAGGGAAG ATGAGGAGGATGTTCCGTACCAGTTCTGTCACCAAGAAGAAAGTTCAGATGATATACTTGTTGACAGCTACACACACGCTTCACACAAACAGGCCTCTGag GGCTTTGTTCGCAAACGCCAGGGAGAGAGTGTGtacaacatcaacaacattGTCATTCCCATGTCACTGACTAAAGTGGAAAAGCTGCAGTATAAGGACATCCTAACACCCAG TTGGCGGGTAGTTGACACCCAGTCTCTAATCGAGATGGAGGCAGAGAAAGAAGAGTGCTGTGAGGAGGATCAG ATTGAGGATCTCAGTGATGAAGTCTTTGCTCAGAGGCACCTGGCTttggagcagagagagaaattACGTTGGTCATCCTGGGAAAAGAGAAAATGCTGCAGGCGTTCTACTAG ATCTGGCAGCAGGCTGTTAGGCAGTGGGGGCGGGATATCTACATCAGGAGAGGAGAGCTCTGTGGAGTGGAGTTGTGCTCAGCTGGATGCTGATGAACAGTCGAGGTCAGAGGAGTGGCTG CCTAAGACACCCTGGGAGTCACGAGTGTTTCCTTTGTGTGAGAAAGAGGAAATGGTCTCTGATAAACTGGAAAAAGTGGCATTGAGGTGGACAGGGCCTTTCTCAGCCTCCTCAACATCAGAGAACTCCAACTCCCATCTCTCCCCAGCTCAGTCATCTTGTGCTACACTGCCCTCTCAAGGACAAAGCAGAGGAATTATATCCAATGGCAGCTGA
- the kansl1l gene encoding KAT8 regulatory NSL complex subunit 1-like protein isoform X1 has translation MAPALTKILKNDHGIHLSSPPASVRMDSDRRASIELEPHMRSSDDGGLQKMWLNLSSFRLPDSCPSLSLLDAPANPVLSPCLQTSASQCEMMSLPGPGSFVSLLSFDKGQRDSHQVASVFPGVPDMFLVRVPEHNSQEACLMHGLSAAPECGPDGCDVYHSSLTFPSVCPAYSQSQGYTPVFVPSPTITQEKAAVMGFLPPASVQPCVGRVNLDQSTTKAVFEEAVKEQLARQAGLHSRAWRLQRKLQVLLGEHALRHCNQQLEGLKKHCQLGGVSLGSLDCIQPGVLHPQAGSKPQFSWLQPSTAPSALTEVREFSHSSQVVLRGLQEALDSEATASSSSDEEPEAETTHRKISPLSSSCERQWLEERAELSSRWSWLQLRLTELEGRIQQLVERHKHIRSTKGGVVLADSQPLTDRQIQQTLLREMAGLSCTASDADTEPCSPTRLLHNIERQSAQLSQMVNSLMPPLSFSPLSKQTQAWKDKRSCQRIDNEFVPGNTKKRRLGTRRLFKADVSCVCARTRPLVTYHKRKLFTFNSYNPNSPLDSGKPSSTLSSSLSSSSHSSCSSCDPVVLCSDPDCSCSRATPSSTLSCRPHTVSSLSFDTPTCHNLQRAPAREEWCQRPLVITKLCSPEKYKRRSSTPLHNSHKYKHHTRHRRTRVMGLSPIRLSGSGQSQHSRANQRKRRRKHIHGLREDEEDVPYQFCHQEESSDDILVDSYTHASHKQASEGFVRKRQGESVYNINNIVIPMSLTKVEKLQYKDILTPSWRVVDTQSLIEMEAEKEECCEEDQIEDLSDEVFAQRHLALEQREKLRWSSWEKRKCCRRSTRSGSRLLGSGGGISTSGEESSVEWSCAQLDADEQSRSEEWLPKTPWESRVFPLCEKEEMVSDKLEKVALRWTGPFSASSTSENSNSHLSPAQSSCATLPSQGQSRGIISNGS, from the exons ATGGCCCCAGCCCTGaccaaaatcctaaaaaatgaCCACGGGATCCACTTGTCATCGCCTCCTGCCTCTGTCAGAATGGACTCGGATAGGAGAGCCAGCATTGAGCTGGAGCCTCACATGAGATCATCAGACGATGGTGGACTTCAGAAGATGTGGCTGAACCTTTCCTCATTTCGCTTGCCGGACTCCTGCCCCTCCTTGAGCCTCCTGGATGCCCCTGCAAACCCTGTGCTTTCGCCATGCCTGCAAACATCTGCTAGCCAGTGTGAGATGATGTCCCTGCCTGGTCCAGGCTCGTTTGTTAGCCTCCTGTCCTTTGATAAAGGCCAGAGGGATTCTCATCAGGTGGCCTCTGTCTTCCCAGGTGTACCAGACATGTTTTTAGTCCGTGTCCCCGAGCACAATAGCCAAGAGGCTTGTCTGATGCATGGACTGAGTGCTGCTCCTGAATGTGGGCCAGATGGTTGTGATGTGTATCACTCCTCTCTCACCTTTCccagtgtttgtcctgcatATTCCCAGTCCCAGGGCTACACTCCAGTATTTGTACCCTCACCTACAATAACACAGGAGAAAGCAGCTGTCATGGGCTTTCTTCCTCCAGCTTCAGTGCAACCTTGCGTTGGCAGGGTGAATCTTGATCAGTCGACAACCAAAGCTGTGTTTGAGGAGGCTGTGAAGGAACAACTTGCCAGGCAGGCAGGACTACACAGCCGAGCTTGGAGGCTGCAAAGGAAACTGCAAGTGCTGCTAGGTGAGCACGCTTTGCGACACTGCAACCAGCAGTTAGAGGGGCTGAAAAAACACTGTCAGCTTGGAGGTGTGTCTCTTGGCAGCCTGGACTGTATACAGCCTGGTGTACTGCATCCACAAGCAGGCAGTAAACCCCAGTTTTCTTGGCTGCAGCCGTCCACAGCACCGTCTGCCTTGACAGAGGTCAGAGAGTTCAGCCACTCTAGTCAGGTGGTGTTGAGAGGCCTGCAGGAGGCCTTAGACTCTGAGgctacagccagcagcagctcagatgaGGAGCCAGAGGCGGAAACGACACACAGAAAGATTTCACCTCT cagcagcagctgtgagaGGCAGTGGCTGGAAGAGAGAGCGGAGCTGAGCAGCAGATGGAGCTGGTTGCAGCTGCGTCTGACTGAACTGGAAGGGAGGATACAACAACTGGTAGAACGCCACAAGCACATACGCTCCACTAAG GGCGGTGTGGTGCTTGCAGACTCCCAGCCACTCACTGACAGGCAGATTCAGCAGACCCTGCTGAGGGAAATGGCAGGGTTATCCTGCACAGCCTCGGATGCAGACACTGAACCCTGCAGCCCCACACGCCTTCTGCACAACATAGAGAGACAG AGTGCCCAGCTTAGTCAGATGGTCAACAGTCTGATGCCTCCTCTCAGCTTTTCACCGCTCTCTAAACAAACACAGGCCTGGAAAGACAAGAGAAG CTGTCAGAGGATAGACAATGAATTTGTGCCTGGGAACACTAAGAAGAGAAGGCTGGGGACCAGGAGGCTCTTCAAAGCTGATGTGTCATGCGTGTGCGCCCGCACCCGACCCCTGGTCACCTACCACAAGCGCAAACTGTTCACTTTCAACTCCTACAACCCCAACAGTCCACTG GACTCGGGAAAGCCCTCATCTACCTTATCCTCTTCTCTCTCATCATCTTCCCATTCGAGCTGCTCTTCTTGTGATCCGGTCGTTTTGTGTTCTGATCCTGACTGCAGCTGTAGTAGGGCCACCCCCTCCAGTACCCTCAGCTGCAGACCTCACACTGTGTCGTCACTTTCCTTTG ACACTCCCACATGCCACAACTTACAGAGGGCCCCGGCCAGAGAAGAATGGTGCCAAAGACCTTTAGTTATCACCAAACTGTGTAGTCCAGAAAAGTACAAGAGACGCAGCTCCACTCCACTGCATAACA GTCACAAATACAAGCACCATACGAGGCATCGCAGAACCAGAGTCATGGGCCTGTCACCAATCAGGTTGTCAGGCTCTGGTCAGAGTCAACACAGCAGGGCCAAtcagaggaaaaggaggagaaaacacaTCCACGGACTGAGGGAAG ATGAGGAGGATGTTCCGTACCAGTTCTGTCACCAAGAAGAAAGTTCAGATGATATACTTGTTGACAGCTACACACACGCTTCACACAAACAGGCCTCTGag GGCTTTGTTCGCAAACGCCAGGGAGAGAGTGTGtacaacatcaacaacattGTCATTCCCATGTCACTGACTAAAGTGGAAAAGCTGCAGTATAAGGACATCCTAACACCCAG TTGGCGGGTAGTTGACACCCAGTCTCTAATCGAGATGGAGGCAGAGAAAGAAGAGTGCTGTGAGGAGGATCAG ATTGAGGATCTCAGTGATGAAGTCTTTGCTCAGAGGCACCTGGCTttggagcagagagagaaattACGTTGGTCATCCTGGGAAAAGAGAAAATGCTGCAGGCGTTCTACTAG ATCTGGCAGCAGGCTGTTAGGCAGTGGGGGCGGGATATCTACATCAGGAGAGGAGAGCTCTGTGGAGTGGAGTTGTGCTCAGCTGGATGCTGATGAACAGTCGAGGTCAGAGGAGTGGCTG CCTAAGACACCCTGGGAGTCACGAGTGTTTCCTTTGTGTGAGAAAGAGGAAATGGTCTCTGATAAACTGGAAAAAGTGGCATTGAGGTGGACAGGGCCTTTCTCAGCCTCCTCAACATCAGAGAACTCCAACTCCCATCTCTCCCCAGCTCAGTCATCTTGTGCTACACTGCCCTCTCAAGGACAAAGCAGAGGAATTATATCCAATGGCAGCTGA